From one Bacteroides sp. genomic stretch:
- a CDS encoding lamin tail domain-containing protein has product MIRREILLLVLFLPVVVKAQLSDDFSDGNFTSNPEWVGDSNVFAVQEGLLRLTDQEAGQACLATASTLALEVQWEFWVRLAFTPTDNNHPKIYLASDAPDLKGPLHGYFIQIGKNGGENKKLFLVRQDGEETLEILAGTQNLAALTNNIIRIRVTRNNQGLWEVAADATGGQLFVQQGSAVDMTYNTSGWFGLVCNYTVSNCNRFYFDDFIVQELVPDVEPPAVTLLELASANQLILHFSEPVEPISAETTGNYQVSQGVGAPMIASRDPQQPNLVSLVFAQNFQENIQYALQISLVEDLAGNAMETTFLPFVFYVPQRFDVVFNELLVDPTPQVGLPPHEYIELFNTSGFNVNLNGWILQHGDSRRTLPFIFIESGGYLLLACEDAFPSLQSFGPVASVPGLPANALTNAGNSLLLFDPEERLVAFVNYSEGWYGQPAKSQGGWSIEKIDPLNFCEGPNNWTASNDPLGGTPAGPNTVLAPNPDVTPPVLLRTGYLAEDSIKLYFSESMDEAGLLSLSQSGDFGAGNVLSVCPQLPDFSSALLVLESPLIPGNIYEIDLPAFLTDCAGNPLEGKTAKVAVPKQAQAFDVVINEVLFNPPEGGSRFIELYNRSEKVIDLKDLILASKDTIQGFLTHLCPINPESSLLFPGDFTVLTTDPEAVRKTFMTNRPNAFIKLAALPSMTNTGGVLALARTNLEEIDLLTCHEDMHFALLTTLKGVALERVNYHQPTQDRSNWHSAAQSVGFGTPGYQNSQYHATLEPVEGEVVVSPEIFSPDNDGHEDLLGIHYRFEKPGYVASLLVFDSRGRLIRRLVQAELLAAEGIFTWDGTTDKHLKAPIGMYLIHLEIMDLEGNVKRIRRTAVLGGKL; this is encoded by the coding sequence ATGATCAGGCGGGAAATCCTCTTGCTGGTACTTTTTCTTCCTGTGGTGGTTAAAGCCCAGCTTTCTGACGACTTCAGTGATGGGAACTTTACCTCCAACCCTGAATGGGTAGGCGATAGTAACGTTTTTGCTGTACAGGAAGGGTTACTTCGCCTTACCGACCAGGAGGCCGGACAGGCTTGTCTTGCCACCGCCAGCACCCTTGCCCTTGAGGTTCAGTGGGAGTTTTGGGTCAGGCTTGCCTTTACGCCTACCGACAATAACCATCCCAAAATTTATCTCGCCAGCGATGCTCCCGATTTGAAAGGACCGCTGCACGGATATTTTATCCAGATTGGCAAAAATGGGGGCGAAAACAAAAAACTTTTCCTGGTTCGTCAGGATGGAGAGGAAACCCTTGAAATCCTGGCTGGAACACAGAACCTGGCCGCTTTAACCAATAATATAATTCGGATTCGTGTCACCCGTAACAATCAGGGTTTGTGGGAGGTGGCTGCCGATGCCACAGGAGGCCAACTCTTCGTGCAACAGGGAAGTGCTGTCGATATGACCTATAACACCTCGGGATGGTTTGGACTGGTTTGCAATTACACCGTTTCCAATTGCAATCGCTTTTATTTTGACGATTTTATTGTGCAGGAACTGGTCCCTGATGTTGAGCCACCAGCCGTGACACTTTTAGAATTAGCATCGGCCAATCAGCTTATACTGCATTTCAGCGAACCGGTGGAGCCTATTTCTGCTGAAACTACCGGAAACTATCAGGTTAGCCAGGGAGTCGGAGCCCCTATGATCGCCAGCCGCGACCCCCAGCAACCCAATCTTGTTAGCCTGGTCTTTGCGCAGAACTTCCAGGAGAACATCCAATATGCCCTCCAGATTAGCCTTGTTGAAGATCTTGCCGGAAATGCAATGGAAACCACTTTCCTTCCTTTCGTTTTTTACGTGCCCCAGCGTTTCGATGTGGTTTTTAATGAATTGCTGGTTGACCCCACGCCCCAGGTTGGCCTGCCTCCTCACGAATACATTGAATTATTCAACACTTCCGGTTTTAACGTCAATCTCAATGGATGGATTCTGCAGCATGGCGATAGCAGGCGAACGCTTCCATTCATATTTATTGAGTCTGGGGGGTATCTTTTACTCGCCTGTGAAGATGCCTTTCCTTCGCTCCAATCTTTTGGACCTGTCGCCAGCGTTCCTGGCTTGCCGGCCAATGCCCTGACCAACGCGGGTAACAGCCTGCTATTATTCGATCCTGAAGAACGCCTGGTGGCTTTTGTAAACTACAGCGAAGGCTGGTATGGTCAGCCAGCAAAAAGCCAGGGTGGCTGGTCTATCGAAAAAATTGACCCCCTGAATTTTTGTGAGGGTCCAAACAACTGGACCGCTTCCAACGATCCTCTGGGAGGTACCCCGGCTGGTCCAAATACTGTTTTGGCCCCCAATCCTGATGTTACACCTCCCGTATTACTAAGAACAGGATACCTTGCAGAAGACTCCATTAAATTGTATTTCAGTGAATCCATGGATGAAGCCGGGCTTTTGTCCCTGTCACAATCGGGTGATTTCGGAGCGGGGAATGTGTTGTCAGTGTGCCCCCAGCTGCCCGATTTTTCCTCAGCATTGCTTGTTTTGGAAAGCCCACTGATCCCGGGCAATATTTATGAAATTGACTTGCCTGCTTTCCTTACCGACTGCGCTGGAAACCCATTGGAAGGAAAAACAGCAAAAGTGGCTGTTCCTAAACAGGCGCAAGCCTTTGACGTCGTGATCAACGAGGTGTTGTTCAATCCACCAGAAGGAGGCAGCCGATTTATTGAGCTGTATAATCGCTCAGAAAAAGTCATTGACCTCAAAGACCTGATCCTTGCCTCGAAGGACACGATACAGGGTTTTTTGACCCATCTGTGCCCCATCAACCCGGAAAGCAGCCTGTTGTTCCCGGGCGACTTCACTGTGCTGACCACTGACCCGGAAGCCGTAAGAAAGACGTTTATGACCAACCGCCCCAACGCCTTTATTAAACTGGCAGCCCTTCCTTCCATGACCAACACCGGCGGAGTGTTGGCCCTGGCAAGGACAAATCTTGAAGAAATCGACCTGCTTACCTGTCACGAAGACATGCATTTTGCCTTACTTACCACCTTGAAAGGGGTAGCCCTCGAAAGGGTCAACTATCATCAGCCTACTCAGGACCGTTCCAACTGGCACTCGGCAGCCCAAAGTGTTGGCTTTGGAACTCCCGGCTATCAGAATTCACAATACCATGCCACTCTGGAACCCGTTGAAGGGGAGGTCGTAGTAAGCCCAGAGATCTTTTCTCCGGATAACGATGGCCACGAGGATTTGTTAGGCATCCATTACCGTTTTGAGAAACCGGGTTATGTGGCAAGCCTTCTGGTGTTCGACAGCCGCGGCCGCCTGATTCGACGCCTTGTGCAGGCCGAATTGCTTGCCGCTGAAGGCATCTTTACCTGGGACGGTACCACCGATAAACACCTAAAGGCTCCCATTGGCATGTATCTTATTCATCTGGAGATCATGGACCTGGAGGGGAATGTAAAGAGGATTCGAAGGACGGCTGTTTTGGGAGGGAAGTTGTAA
- a CDS encoding aspartate-semialdehyde dehydrogenase, which translates to MKIALVGATGLVGTVMIKVLEEMNFPCTEFIPAASERSVGKTVTFRGKEHTIVSLQNAVDARPALAIFSAGGSVSKQWAEKFAANGTYVVDNSSAWRMDEHVPLVVPEVNAHALKKDTLIIANPNCSTIQMVLALAPLHKAYGIRRLVVSTYQSVTGTGMKAVKQMEDERAGIEGEKAYPHPIDLNCFPHGGDFSDNGYTTEELKLLNETRKILDAPELKVTATVVRIPVVGGHSEAINVEFERDFDLGEVRKLLEDMPGIVVKDDPASNLYPMPLTAQEKNEVFVGRLRRDTTIPYGLDLWVVADNLRKGAATNAIQIAFKLLEKRFIQ; encoded by the coding sequence ATGAAGATTGCACTGGTAGGAGCCACCGGCCTTGTGGGCACTGTCATGATAAAGGTGCTGGAAGAAATGAATTTCCCCTGTACGGAATTTATCCCGGCCGCCTCCGAACGGTCAGTAGGAAAAACGGTGACATTCAGGGGAAAGGAGCATACCATCGTCAGCCTTCAGAATGCTGTGGATGCCCGACCAGCCCTGGCCATCTTCTCTGCAGGAGGCTCAGTATCGAAACAATGGGCCGAAAAGTTCGCTGCCAATGGCACATACGTGGTTGACAACTCTTCAGCCTGGCGAATGGACGAGCACGTTCCCCTTGTGGTCCCGGAGGTGAATGCCCACGCCCTGAAGAAAGATACGCTCATCATTGCCAATCCCAACTGCAGCACCATTCAAATGGTCCTTGCACTGGCTCCCCTGCATAAGGCCTACGGCATCAGGCGGCTGGTGGTGTCAACCTACCAGTCGGTGACGGGTACCGGAATGAAAGCGGTGAAGCAAATGGAAGATGAGCGTGCAGGTATTGAAGGTGAAAAAGCTTATCCCCACCCCATTGATCTGAACTGCTTCCCTCATGGAGGAGATTTTTCTGACAATGGCTACACCACCGAAGAGCTGAAACTACTGAATGAAACCCGGAAGATCCTGGATGCCCCTGAGTTAAAGGTAACGGCCACCGTAGTCCGTATTCCGGTTGTTGGAGGGCATTCAGAAGCAATTAATGTCGAGTTTGAAAGAGATTTTGATCTGGGTGAGGTTCGTAAACTGCTGGAAGACATGCCGGGTATTGTTGTAAAGGATGATCCCGCCAGCAACCTTTATCCCATGCCGCTTACTGCTCAAGAAAAGAATGAAGTGTTTGTGGGACGTCTGAGGCGGGACACTACTATTCCCTATGGGCTGGATCTCTGGGTCGTAGCTGATAATCTACGCAAAGGAGCCGCCACAAATGCAATCCAGATTGCCTTTAAACTGCTTGAAAAAAGGTTCATCCAATAG
- a CDS encoding diacylglycerol kinase family protein has translation MINSQLKEWLVVVNPNAGIGRGKKDWGKISQLLDENGFDYHPVFTERKLHAIELVIQNIVTGYRKIIVVGGDGTMNEVVNGIFSQQEVPTTAITLGMISIGTGNDWVRTYNIPLDYQQAIEIIKRENTLEQDAGIVQYSTGNGTAKRYFANMAGLGFDGLVAKKTNADKERGSILPMLFLVNLVSSMFSYNSSNIRINIDGREIKARVFSIGVGIGQYNGGGMMQAPDALPNDGLLDLTIIKHISVLSILANIRRLYDGKIRKVKQVVLLTGKNIRIESDVPIPLETDGEFLGNSPFEFNIVPKSIKIIMNHLGKTAQ, from the coding sequence ATGATTAATTCACAATTAAAAGAATGGCTGGTAGTGGTCAATCCCAATGCCGGCATAGGTAGGGGGAAAAAGGACTGGGGAAAAATCAGTCAGCTCCTGGATGAAAATGGGTTTGACTATCATCCGGTCTTTACCGAAAGGAAGCTTCACGCCATTGAGCTGGTCATCCAAAACATTGTAACGGGATACCGGAAAATCATTGTTGTGGGTGGCGACGGGACCATGAATGAGGTGGTCAACGGAATCTTTTCCCAACAGGAAGTACCAACCACGGCGATCACCCTGGGAATGATTTCTATAGGCACCGGCAATGACTGGGTGCGAACCTATAACATTCCACTCGATTACCAGCAAGCCATCGAGATCATAAAAAGGGAAAACACCCTGGAGCAGGATGCCGGAATCGTTCAGTATTCAACCGGAAACGGAACAGCCAAACGTTATTTTGCCAATATGGCCGGCCTTGGATTTGATGGACTGGTTGCCAAAAAAACCAATGCCGATAAGGAAAGGGGAAGCATCTTGCCTATGCTTTTCCTGGTTAATCTGGTGAGTTCCATGTTCTCTTACAACTCATCAAATATCCGGATTAACATTGACGGGCGCGAGATCAAGGCCAGGGTCTTTAGCATTGGCGTTGGTATTGGCCAATACAACGGGGGCGGAATGATGCAGGCACCGGATGCCTTGCCCAATGATGGCCTGCTCGACTTGACCATCATAAAACACATATCTGTTTTGTCGATCCTCGCAAATATCCGCAGGCTCTACGACGGAAAAATTCGTAAGGTAAAACAAGTCGTTTTGCTGACCGGAAAAAACATTCGCATTGAATCTGATGTGCCCATCCCACTGGAAACAGACGGGGAATTCCTGGGGAATTCTCCTTTCGAGTTCAACATCGTTCCCAAAAGCATTAAAATCATAATGAATCACCTGGGCAAAACTGCCCAATAA
- a CDS encoding glycine--tRNA ligase — protein MTKGEETFKKIISHCKEYGFIFPSSEIYDGLSAVYDYGQNGAILKNNIKDYWWRSMVQYHENIVGIDAAIFMHPTVWKASGHVDAFNDPLIDNKDSKKRYRADVLIEDYLEKLNQKIEKEVDKAAKRFGDSFDEAMFRKTNPRVQENQEKIETINRRFVSALEENRLGDVKALIEELGIVCPISGSRNWTDVRQFNLMFSTQMGSVSEDTNQIFLRPETAQGIFVNYLNVQKTGRMKLPFGIAQIGKAFRNEIVARQFIFRMREFEQMEMQFFVKPGQEREWYDYWKQERLRWHLALGIPSEKYRFHDHEKLAHYANAAADIEFEFPFGFKELEDIHSRTDYDLGAHQQYSGKKLQYFDPETNESYVPYVVETSIGLDRTFLAVLSYAYREEKLEDGSERVVLSIPPVLAPIKVAVLPLVKKDGMPEKAREIFDRLKYDYMCQYDEKDAIGRRYRRQDAIGTPYCITVDHQTLQDNTVTIRERDSMKQDRIAIDEIAQVVARRTDIRPLS, from the coding sequence ATGACCAAAGGAGAAGAAACTTTCAAGAAGATCATTTCGCATTGTAAGGAATACGGGTTTATCTTTCCCTCCAGTGAGATTTATGACGGGTTGAGTGCCGTATACGATTACGGCCAGAACGGTGCTATCCTGAAAAATAATATCAAGGATTACTGGTGGCGTTCCATGGTACAGTACCATGAAAACATTGTTGGCATTGACGCGGCTATCTTTATGCACCCAACGGTATGGAAAGCTTCGGGGCACGTAGATGCTTTCAATGATCCTCTCATTGACAACAAGGACTCGAAAAAACGCTACCGCGCTGACGTCCTCATTGAGGATTATCTTGAAAAACTTAACCAGAAGATCGAAAAAGAGGTAGATAAGGCCGCCAAGCGTTTTGGTGACAGTTTTGACGAGGCGATGTTCCGGAAGACCAACCCGCGGGTACAGGAGAACCAGGAAAAGATAGAAACCATAAATCGCCGCTTTGTATCTGCACTGGAAGAAAACCGCCTGGGCGACGTCAAAGCCCTTATTGAGGAATTAGGCATCGTTTGCCCCATCTCTGGATCACGCAATTGGACCGATGTCAGACAGTTTAACCTGATGTTCAGCACCCAAATGGGCTCTGTCAGCGAGGATACCAACCAGATATTCCTGCGTCCTGAAACCGCCCAGGGGATCTTTGTAAACTACCTCAACGTGCAGAAAACCGGCCGGATGAAACTTCCCTTTGGCATTGCCCAAATCGGCAAGGCTTTCCGCAATGAAATCGTGGCCCGACAGTTCATTTTCCGTATGCGGGAATTTGAACAGATGGAGATGCAGTTTTTTGTGAAACCCGGGCAGGAAAGGGAATGGTATGATTACTGGAAACAGGAACGGCTACGCTGGCACCTGGCACTGGGCATCCCTTCAGAAAAATATCGTTTCCACGATCATGAAAAGCTTGCCCATTATGCCAATGCGGCTGCAGACATTGAATTTGAGTTCCCGTTCGGGTTTAAGGAACTGGAAGACATTCACTCGCGCACCGACTATGATCTGGGTGCCCATCAGCAATACAGCGGCAAGAAACTTCAGTATTTTGACCCGGAAACGAATGAGAGCTATGTGCCTTATGTCGTTGAAACTTCCATAGGGCTCGACCGCACCTTCCTTGCCGTGCTTTCGTATGCCTACCGTGAAGAGAAACTTGAGGATGGTTCTGAGCGTGTGGTGCTAAGCATTCCTCCGGTACTGGCTCCCATCAAGGTGGCCGTATTGCCCCTGGTGAAAAAGGATGGCATGCCTGAAAAGGCACGCGAGATCTTCGACAGGTTGAAATATGATTATATGTGCCAGTACGATGAAAAGGATGCCATCGGGCGCCGTTACCGCAGGCAGGACGCCATTGGAACCCCCTATTGCATCACCGTTGACCATCAGACTCTGCAAGACAATACCGTGACCATCCGTGAACGCGATAGCATGAAACAGGACCGTATTGCCATTGATGAGATTGCACAGGTGGTGGCACGCCGTACTGACATCCGTCCGCTTTCATAA